A genome region from Alkalimarinus coralli includes the following:
- a CDS encoding ABC-F family ATPase: MISTANITMQFGVKPLFENVSVKFGEGNRYGLIGANGCGKSTFMKILGGDLEPTSGTVVTDPNERIGKLRQDQFAFEEFTVLDTVIMGHNELWEVKQERDRIYSLAEMSEDDGIKVAELEVEFAEMDGYTAESRAGELLLGVGIPLEQHNGPMSEVAPGWKLRVLLAQALFSAPDIMLLDEPTNNLDINTIRWLEGVLNERNCTMIIISHDRHFLNSVCTHMADLDYGELRLYPGNYDEYMTASTQARERLLSDNAKKKAQIAELKGFVSRFSANASKAKQATSRAKQIDKIKLEEVKPSSRVNPFIRFEQEKKLHRLALEANDLKKSYDGETLFQGLKLMVEVGEKIAIIGPNGIGKTTLLRSLLGDITLDSGEVKWSENAVIGSYAQDHAADFEEDKTLFDWMGQWGQEGDDEQVIRGTLGRLLFSQDDIKKSVKIISGGEQGRMLFGKMMLQRPNILLMDEPTNHLDMESIESLNAALEEYPGTLLFVSHDREFVSSLATRIIELTPEGIVDFNGSYEDYLKSQGVE, translated from the coding sequence TTGATATCTACAGCTAACATCACCATGCAATTTGGGGTTAAACCTCTTTTTGAAAACGTATCTGTTAAATTTGGCGAAGGTAACCGATATGGTCTGATTGGCGCCAATGGGTGCGGAAAATCGACCTTTATGAAGATTCTGGGCGGAGATCTGGAGCCGACTTCCGGAACCGTTGTAACAGACCCGAATGAACGCATCGGTAAGCTACGTCAGGATCAGTTTGCGTTTGAAGAGTTTACTGTGCTTGATACGGTGATTATGGGACACAACGAGCTGTGGGAAGTCAAGCAGGAGCGTGACCGAATATACTCATTGGCTGAAATGAGCGAAGACGATGGCATTAAGGTCGCAGAGCTGGAAGTAGAATTTGCCGAAATGGATGGTTATACCGCAGAGTCCAGAGCAGGAGAACTTCTTCTGGGTGTGGGTATTCCTTTGGAGCAGCACAATGGGCCAATGAGTGAAGTGGCACCAGGTTGGAAGCTAAGGGTTCTGCTGGCTCAGGCGCTATTCTCTGCACCTGACATCATGTTGCTCGATGAGCCGACCAACAACCTTGATATTAATACCATTCGCTGGCTTGAAGGAGTGCTTAACGAGCGCAACTGCACGATGATTATTATATCGCACGATCGACACTTCCTTAACAGTGTCTGCACGCACATGGCAGACCTCGATTATGGCGAGCTGCGCCTGTACCCTGGGAACTATGATGAGTATATGACCGCATCCACCCAGGCGCGTGAACGACTGCTTTCAGACAATGCCAAGAAGAAAGCCCAGATTGCTGAACTGAAAGGGTTTGTGAGCCGTTTTTCTGCCAATGCGTCGAAAGCAAAACAGGCGACCTCAAGGGCAAAACAGATAGATAAAATCAAGCTCGAAGAAGTTAAACCATCTAGCCGTGTTAACCCGTTTATTCGTTTTGAGCAAGAGAAAAAGCTTCATAGACTGGCGCTTGAGGCTAATGACCTGAAGAAGAGTTATGACGGTGAAACCCTATTTCAGGGTCTCAAGCTAATGGTTGAGGTTGGTGAAAAAATTGCCATTATTGGCCCGAACGGCATTGGTAAGACAACACTGCTTAGATCACTGCTAGGTGATATAACGCTTGATTCAGGTGAAGTTAAGTGGTCAGAAAATGCCGTTATCGGAAGCTATGCACAAGACCATGCAGCAGACTTTGAAGAAGATAAAACGCTGTTCGACTGGATGGGGCAGTGGGGGCAGGAAGGTGATGACGAACAGGTTATCCGCGGCACTCTTGGCCGTTTGTTATTCTCTCAGGATGATATTAAAAAATCAGTCAAAATAATTTCTGGTGGAGAGCAGGGGCGCATGCTGTTCGGTAAAATGATGCTGCAACGTCCGAATATACTGCTGATGGATGAGCCGACCAACCACTTGGATATGGAGTCAATCGAGTCGCTTAACGCTGCGCTGGAAGAGTATCCAGGCACGTTACTGTTTGTCAGTCATGACCGTGAATTCGTTTCATCCCTGGCAACACGTATTATCGAATTGACACCTGAAGGAATTGTAGACTTTAATGGTAGTTATGAAGACTACTTGAAGAGCCAAGGCGTCGAGTAG
- a CDS encoding CPXCG motif-containing cysteine-rich protein, with protein MNMLETVSELCPLCGEPIELVIDCSVVEQQYQEDCQVCCAPMLISVMVDEQGIPTVALKPENG; from the coding sequence ATGAACATGCTGGAAACGGTTTCGGAGCTTTGCCCTTTGTGCGGTGAACCGATAGAACTGGTGATTGATTGTAGCGTTGTGGAACAACAATACCAGGAAGATTGTCAGGTTTGCTGTGCCCCGATGCTCATCTCTGTCATGGTTGATGAGCAGGGAATACCTACCGTCGCGCTAAAACCAGAAAATGGTTAA
- a CDS encoding enoyl-CoA hydratase/isomerase family protein produces MSGDTKQFEDVVLNIDAGVAYITINRPEKLNAIRIQTYQDIIAALKEADQNDQCNVLIVSGAEGKFTAGNDLADLVSGQADQVMAGVQGIFDALSSLNKPLIAAVESVAVGIGTTLLLHCDMVIASTGTKFRMPFANLGVSPEGASSALLSSTIGSKAASELLLTGRFFSAEEASMWGLVNQVSDKGQAMEVAQGVAKQLLKQPLPSLIATKAELRKYLPYNVSDVVAAELKTFVRLLESEETQARINAMVSR; encoded by the coding sequence ATGTCCGGAGATACAAAACAATTTGAAGATGTGGTGCTGAACATTGATGCGGGAGTGGCTTACATTACCATCAACCGCCCTGAAAAGCTTAATGCCATTCGCATTCAGACCTATCAGGATATTATTGCTGCATTAAAAGAGGCGGACCAAAATGACCAGTGCAATGTGCTGATTGTCAGTGGTGCTGAGGGCAAGTTCACAGCAGGCAATGACTTGGCAGATTTGGTAAGTGGTCAGGCTGATCAGGTGATGGCGGGGGTTCAAGGCATTTTTGATGCCCTGAGTAGCTTAAACAAACCACTAATCGCCGCAGTGGAAAGTGTTGCAGTGGGAATTGGTACCACTCTGTTATTGCACTGCGATATGGTTATTGCGTCTACGGGCACAAAATTCAGAATGCCGTTTGCGAATTTAGGTGTGTCTCCCGAGGGGGCATCAAGTGCTTTGCTATCCTCTACCATTGGGTCAAAAGCGGCGAGTGAATTGTTGCTGACTGGCCGCTTTTTTAGTGCCGAAGAAGCATCAATGTGGGGTTTGGTGAATCAGGTGAGTGATAAGGGGCAGGCTATGGAAGTTGCACAAGGCGTTGCCAAGCAATTGCTTAAGCAGCCACTGCCATCGCTGATTGCAACCAAGGCGGAGCTACGAAAATATTTGCCATACAATGTGAGCGATGTCGTAGCGGCAGAGTTGAAGACGTTTGTGAGGTTGCTTGAGTCAGAAGAGACGCAAGCACGTATCAATGCCATGGTTAGCCGGTAA
- a CDS encoding EAL domain-containing protein: MALFPHLRLVLAVLLVCAWNLTLADTPTITITDSSPIQSQFQYVEDASGQADVSDVMALPDSQWQLIPDGSANFGITKSPYWLRLSINNQTPMNLNLIAALDYSQLDDVVFYVFMGKKQIHTFATGDTRPFYPREVDHPNMQLRFNLEAEQTKTLYIRIQTNGSMILPFQIWRENNYFAATAKEQKLHFFYYGCLTVIILINLAVFLTLREKLYLYYALAIAGYLLFFTSILGYSFQHLYPQSPTIHGRALLVSMPILAFFSVLFCREFLKTKSHSPKLDLTLRALLYFEIFNFFSALLFGYNTAIMISAISAFFFFSILFAAGPITWMTGSRAGAFFTIAWSPLTIGVLATAGRSVGFFPENFVTQYAMQIGSGLEAFILTLALADRLYREREEKIQAQSDSLRKEKARHEAHNKLTDAMLHDPITQLPNRNQFEWVVNQQLERDPNGHYIVGVARVTRIDEVNRTLGLTRSERLLDRIAKKMTELATQLPGIHSVYDSVGREEWVYQLSGDCFGILINANDIGDQFSHLDKLLKRLSEPVLMDSLAIELHPKFGAASYPVHGDNAALLIRNAHVGMEIAPHGRQEAGVYSPDYDIYSESRLTLMSDLREALLQNQTQLYYQPKACLIDGDIIGLEALIRWHHPERGWVYPNDFIPLAEETGVITQLTRWAFERAISDLASLLGDYPKLNVSINISARDLDSGGLNELIKSSLNRHNVKAERLIVELTETAVMENPKNGLVVLKELTDSGLRVSIDDFGSGYSSLSYLKELPATEIKLDRSLVMDICTSDSARIIVETTINMAHSLGYKLVAEGVEDEDTARLLKHMGCDYLQGYWLCRPIPLTELTQWLTSQQAILKS, from the coding sequence GTGGCCCTATTCCCCCACCTACGACTCGTTTTAGCTGTTTTGTTGGTTTGCGCCTGGAATTTAACCCTAGCCGATACACCAACCATCACGATTACTGATTCTTCCCCCATTCAATCTCAATTCCAGTATGTAGAAGACGCTTCCGGGCAGGCTGACGTCAGCGACGTTATGGCGCTTCCAGACAGTCAATGGCAACTGATCCCCGACGGTAGTGCAAACTTTGGCATAACCAAATCCCCCTATTGGCTCAGGCTTTCTATCAACAATCAAACGCCTATGAACCTTAACCTAATTGCAGCGCTTGATTACTCTCAATTAGACGATGTTGTTTTTTATGTCTTCATGGGGAAAAAGCAAATTCATACATTCGCAACAGGCGACACTCGCCCTTTTTACCCGAGAGAGGTCGATCACCCTAATATGCAGTTGCGTTTTAACCTTGAAGCAGAGCAGACAAAGACACTCTATATTCGAATACAGACCAATGGTTCAATGATTTTGCCGTTTCAAATATGGCGTGAGAATAATTATTTTGCGGCTACAGCCAAAGAACAAAAACTTCATTTTTTCTACTACGGCTGCCTAACCGTTATTATTTTAATCAACCTGGCGGTATTTTTAACATTAAGAGAAAAGCTATATCTCTATTATGCACTTGCCATTGCTGGATACCTTTTGTTTTTCACATCCATACTTGGATACAGTTTTCAACACCTGTACCCTCAATCCCCAACCATCCATGGTCGTGCACTATTAGTATCAATGCCAATTCTGGCATTCTTTTCAGTGCTTTTCTGCCGAGAGTTTCTGAAAACAAAATCCCACAGCCCAAAACTAGACCTAACCCTCAGGGCGTTGCTGTACTTTGAAATTTTCAATTTTTTCTCCGCATTACTCTTCGGCTATAACACCGCCATCATGATTTCTGCTATTTCAGCCTTTTTCTTCTTCTCCATCTTATTCGCCGCAGGTCCGATTACATGGATGACAGGCTCACGTGCCGGGGCTTTCTTTACGATCGCATGGTCACCACTCACAATCGGCGTATTAGCAACTGCAGGCCGGTCAGTTGGTTTTTTTCCTGAAAACTTTGTGACCCAGTACGCCATGCAAATCGGCTCAGGGCTAGAAGCGTTTATTCTCACTTTAGCCCTTGCAGACCGACTATATCGTGAAAGAGAAGAAAAAATTCAAGCGCAATCCGATAGTTTACGAAAAGAAAAAGCGAGGCATGAAGCTCATAACAAACTTACCGATGCAATGTTGCATGACCCTATTACACAACTTCCCAATCGAAACCAGTTTGAGTGGGTGGTTAACCAACAACTGGAACGCGATCCCAATGGTCACTACATAGTGGGAGTCGCACGGGTAACTCGCATCGATGAAGTAAACAGAACACTCGGACTAACTCGAAGCGAACGCCTTCTCGATCGTATAGCTAAGAAAATGACTGAGTTAGCGACCCAATTGCCCGGTATTCATAGTGTATACGATAGTGTTGGACGTGAAGAGTGGGTCTATCAACTGTCAGGAGATTGTTTTGGTATTCTCATCAACGCCAATGATATAGGTGATCAATTTTCGCACCTTGACAAGTTGCTTAAACGCCTGTCAGAGCCTGTATTAATGGATAGTTTAGCGATAGAGCTACACCCTAAATTTGGTGCAGCAAGTTACCCTGTGCACGGTGATAATGCAGCCCTTCTAATCCGCAACGCTCATGTCGGGATGGAGATTGCGCCACACGGTAGACAAGAAGCAGGCGTCTATTCTCCAGATTATGATATATACAGTGAGAGCCGGCTGACACTGATGTCCGACTTGCGAGAGGCGTTACTTCAGAATCAAACACAGCTCTACTATCAACCTAAAGCCTGCCTGATTGATGGTGATATTATCGGCCTGGAAGCACTCATTCGCTGGCACCACCCTGAACGAGGCTGGGTTTACCCGAACGATTTTATCCCGCTTGCGGAAGAAACAGGCGTAATCACCCAGTTAACGCGTTGGGCATTTGAGCGCGCTATTAGTGACCTGGCATCGCTACTTGGCGACTACCCTAAACTAAACGTATCGATCAACATTTCCGCTCGCGACCTCGATTCAGGTGGGCTCAATGAGCTAATCAAATCAAGTTTAAACCGTCATAATGTTAAAGCTGAGCGACTCATAGTAGAGCTGACTGAAACAGCCGTTATGGAAAACCCGAAAAACGGTTTGGTCGTTCTAAAAGAGCTGACAGATTCCGGGCTTCGTGTCTCAATTGATGACTTTGGCAGCGGTTATTCATCCCTCTCTTATCTAAAAGAATTGCCTGCTACGGAAATCAAATTAGACAGATCTCTCGTCATGGACATATGTACTAGCGATAGCGCCAGGATTATTGTAGAGACAACGATTAATATGGCCCACAGTCTTGGCTACAAACTCGTTGCAGAAGGCGTTGAGGATGAAGACACAGCGCGTTTACTCAAGCATATGGGGTGCGACTATTTACAAGGATACTGGCTCTGTCGCCCTATTCCGTTAACAGAACTGACTCAGTGGCTAACCAGCCAACAAGCAATCTTAAAGTCATAA
- a CDS encoding LemA family protein produces the protein MKKALTSPLLFLCIAAALCFVAFMLLPKGFDEIERIRQLERIPEISINTVLQGEVSVKGKVTPQASLLQSRYSDTPSVYYRYLHEEERVDSDGDRHWVTVTDEHRAVDFTITDATGSINVSTNESRTQPILWSMPSSMRTTVGKYRHTEWRIEPGQEVSVTAYALGNSGSARLAFTPEGVYTPIVSKYGLDYERGEKGKSGIFFIWLGLVALAFAVLFVIWAIKIHRIITYLSILTFTLTLVLLHLGITMLSGDLNASMTRLSSQYEVVQQAISAANVPQLESELSLETPTNYNEYADAGVDVSALQRLSDLKVNLALYQAQLKRQLAQFPDSLIGWSMGIDIQQKTIGLTKEEKDKVEQQLNQLKATSISDSWVRWVALAALAGMLIASYVGFRKIRFKRFIESIPTSKVSGVVYGLAEIKGKIECADSEAYLTTPVTGKKSVWYYYKKEEKRKSGKNEKWVTLVEERKQLPFFVSDYTGKMKIIADNADVISSNKKVTREGRYRYTEEYLKPNETLYAIGSAQVDENDPARLQIADGDKSVPFILSNLSEQQVMLRKARNGMIFLNMAFSALLLGALLLFASSGGLSPDNFLLSALTAPIFMIGFMVILHYNDIIFLRQRVERNIANIKVVLQKRFDLIPNLEKSVKHYLAHEKSLLEQITALRRRYQPDNMSHQDKAGQTPNAHPLSTSMKAIIEQYPELLSHQVIKQLMDSITDIEDELSMMREGYLDAVEIYNARIQTFPDVLLTKLFGFKQHDLLSWNG, from the coding sequence ATGAAAAAAGCACTCACCTCTCCTCTTCTATTTCTTTGCATTGCGGCAGCGCTCTGTTTTGTCGCCTTCATGCTGCTGCCAAAAGGGTTCGATGAAATAGAACGTATCAGACAACTTGAACGTATTCCGGAAATTTCAATCAACACGGTTTTACAGGGCGAAGTCAGTGTTAAAGGTAAAGTCACACCTCAGGCGTCCCTTCTCCAAAGCAGATATAGCGACACGCCCTCTGTCTACTACCGCTATTTGCACGAAGAAGAGAGGGTCGATTCGGATGGGGATCGCCACTGGGTCACTGTAACAGATGAGCATAGGGCCGTGGACTTTACCATTACTGACGCTACTGGCTCGATTAACGTGTCAACTAACGAAAGTCGTACCCAGCCTATTCTTTGGTCAATGCCTTCATCAATGCGTACAACCGTAGGCAAGTACCGTCACACCGAGTGGCGAATCGAGCCCGGACAAGAGGTCAGTGTAACCGCCTACGCGCTAGGAAACAGCGGTTCGGCCAGATTGGCTTTTACACCCGAAGGAGTTTATACCCCTATCGTTTCAAAATACGGTCTTGACTATGAACGGGGAGAGAAAGGCAAAAGCGGTATATTTTTTATTTGGCTCGGCTTGGTAGCGCTAGCATTTGCAGTACTTTTTGTTATCTGGGCGATCAAGATTCACCGGATCATCACCTACCTATCAATACTCACCTTCACTCTCACACTGGTTTTGCTGCACTTGGGTATAACCATGTTAAGCGGTGACCTCAACGCAAGTATGACACGCCTATCCTCACAATATGAGGTCGTTCAACAAGCAATTAGTGCTGCCAATGTGCCACAACTTGAGTCAGAGCTGTCACTAGAGACGCCCACCAATTACAACGAGTATGCCGATGCTGGCGTTGATGTCTCAGCGTTACAACGGCTATCAGATTTAAAAGTCAATCTTGCACTCTATCAAGCCCAATTAAAACGACAGCTGGCACAGTTTCCCGACAGCCTGATTGGCTGGTCAATGGGTATAGATATTCAACAAAAAACGATAGGCCTAACTAAAGAAGAAAAAGACAAAGTAGAGCAGCAGCTTAACCAACTCAAAGCGACCAGTATTTCAGATAGCTGGGTTCGCTGGGTCGCCTTAGCCGCTTTGGCAGGTATGCTGATCGCCAGTTACGTGGGGTTTCGTAAAATACGCTTTAAGCGTTTTATTGAAAGCATACCGACCTCTAAAGTTTCTGGTGTTGTTTACGGTCTGGCAGAGATAAAAGGCAAAATAGAGTGCGCAGACAGTGAAGCTTATTTAACGACACCTGTCACCGGCAAAAAGTCCGTATGGTATTACTACAAGAAGGAAGAGAAACGAAAAAGCGGAAAGAACGAGAAATGGGTAACGCTGGTTGAAGAGAGAAAACAGCTGCCATTTTTCGTCTCCGATTACACCGGCAAGATGAAAATTATCGCCGACAATGCCGACGTTATTTCAAGCAACAAAAAGGTAACCCGAGAAGGTCGCTACCGCTACACGGAGGAGTATCTGAAGCCCAATGAAACACTTTACGCGATTGGTTCTGCCCAGGTAGATGAAAATGACCCTGCTCGCTTACAGATAGCCGATGGCGATAAGTCAGTACCGTTTATTTTGAGCAACCTGTCAGAACAACAAGTCATGCTGCGAAAAGCCCGAAACGGCATGATTTTTCTCAACATGGCATTTAGTGCTCTATTATTGGGTGCTCTGCTTCTGTTTGCCAGTAGCGGTGGTCTCAGCCCAGACAACTTTCTACTGTCAGCGCTAACGGCCCCGATATTTATGATCGGGTTTATGGTTATTCTTCACTACAACGATATTATATTTTTACGCCAGCGGGTTGAACGAAACATCGCCAACATCAAGGTGGTACTTCAAAAGAGATTTGATTTAATCCCCAATCTCGAGAAAAGCGTTAAGCACTATTTAGCGCATGAAAAATCATTACTCGAACAGATAACAGCATTAAGGCGTCGGTATCAACCAGATAATATGAGTCACCAAGATAAGGCGGGGCAAACGCCAAATGCGCACCCACTATCAACAAGCATGAAAGCTATCATAGAGCAATATCCTGAACTTTTGAGCCATCAGGTAATCAAGCAACTGATGGATTCTATCACCGATATTGAGGACGAGTTATCGATGATGAGGGAGGGCTACCTGGATGCAGTCGAGATCTATAACGCCCGCATACAGACCTTTCCGGATGTACTACTGACCAAATTATTTGGATTCAAACAGCACGATCTCTTGTCATGGAATGGATAA
- a CDS encoding DNA polymerase II — MTVFNGFVLTRQWKDHYYNGKPTLELRFWIHTPSGPQLVIHHQQDAIFFIESRHDSRASQLCQNISYRRRALPLKTFDQQPVSAFYFPSLKNMRDAQKRLEKAGITALEADIKAPDRYLMERFITGPVTFEAEAGENLLNTKLKPCQFTPRFNVVSFDIETSFTGDHLYSIALYSATRKTVLMRGNGPTTDHCTYFATESDLIHGFLNWIEQYDPDILIGWNCINFDLRFLARKCEALGIPFSLGRNREPVEWRTSGNRDNENEEDKHYFVLVPGRAVLDGIDTLRSATYHFESFSLEYVGQHLLGRGKLIHDPDDRGEEIIRLFNEDKPALAAYNLEDCKLVWDIFAKTDLVNFAIERARLTGLALDRVGGSVAAFENLYLPRLHRQGYVAPNLPKNPQGVGSPGGYVMNSMPGLYENVIVLDFKSLYPSIIRSFKIDPYGLAEADALWRDDDEHTPEPLKDISRYSPGYRSAYFKKEQSILPTLIEKLWHARDNAKQHNNSALSQAIKIIMNSFYGVMGTPGCRFFDPRLPSSITLRGHAIMNQTRTLIENQGFHVIYGDTDSIFVWIEHPVSNAEADEIGHKLVKQVNQWWSNHLAQQYKLDSALELEYENHYSKFLMPTMRGSNQGTKKRYAGLIKTPPTQPGNTDEPPYKLVFKGLENVRTDWTPLAREFQRLLYERIFTGQPYKEFVLQTVKEIREGRHDQKLLFRKRLRRKLADYQKNIPPHVQAARKADDWLQQQGRRPRYQNRGWVEYAYTVRGPEPTECLVSPLDYDLYLERQIAPIVDGIVMFLGESFSELTSNQMNLL, encoded by the coding sequence ATGACAGTCTTCAACGGTTTCGTACTGACCCGCCAATGGAAAGATCACTATTATAATGGCAAGCCAACATTAGAGCTCAGATTCTGGATTCATACGCCATCAGGCCCCCAACTCGTTATACACCATCAGCAAGACGCTATTTTTTTTATCGAATCACGGCACGACTCTCGAGCCAGTCAGCTATGCCAGAACATCTCTTATAGACGTCGCGCGTTACCGCTAAAAACATTCGATCAACAGCCGGTTTCGGCATTCTACTTTCCCTCATTAAAAAATATGCGGGACGCCCAAAAGCGGCTGGAAAAGGCAGGTATAACCGCTCTCGAAGCGGATATAAAAGCGCCCGACCGCTACTTGATGGAAAGGTTTATCACTGGCCCTGTTACCTTTGAGGCAGAAGCCGGCGAGAACCTGCTCAACACCAAGCTAAAGCCCTGCCAGTTCACCCCACGCTTCAATGTCGTATCATTTGATATTGAAACATCGTTTACCGGTGATCACCTCTACTCTATTGCGTTATATAGTGCAACGAGGAAAACCGTGCTGATGCGAGGCAACGGCCCAACAACAGATCACTGTACATATTTCGCGACTGAATCAGATTTAATCCATGGCTTCCTTAACTGGATCGAACAGTACGACCCAGACATTCTGATTGGCTGGAACTGTATTAACTTCGACCTCAGGTTTCTTGCCCGAAAGTGCGAAGCACTCGGTATTCCATTTAGCCTCGGTAGAAATCGTGAGCCTGTTGAGTGGAGAACATCGGGTAACCGAGACAACGAGAATGAGGAAGACAAACACTATTTTGTGCTGGTTCCTGGTAGAGCTGTTCTGGATGGCATCGACACTTTACGTTCAGCCACCTACCACTTCGAGAGCTTTTCATTGGAGTATGTAGGCCAGCACCTGCTAGGTAGAGGCAAGCTGATTCACGACCCTGATGACCGGGGTGAAGAGATCATCAGATTATTTAACGAAGACAAGCCCGCACTGGCAGCCTATAACCTTGAAGACTGTAAACTGGTCTGGGATATCTTTGCAAAAACCGATCTGGTCAATTTCGCCATAGAGCGCGCTCGGCTGACAGGCCTCGCACTTGACAGAGTTGGCGGCTCCGTCGCCGCATTTGAAAACCTCTATTTACCCCGCCTTCACCGGCAGGGCTATGTTGCCCCCAATCTGCCAAAGAACCCACAAGGCGTAGGCAGCCCTGGCGGGTACGTCATGAACTCGATGCCCGGGCTTTACGAAAACGTGATTGTGTTAGATTTTAAAAGCCTGTACCCAAGCATCATTCGCTCATTCAAAATTGACCCTTACGGGCTAGCTGAGGCAGACGCACTTTGGCGTGACGACGATGAACACACCCCGGAGCCGCTAAAAGATATATCACGATACTCTCCAGGCTATCGCAGCGCGTACTTCAAAAAAGAACAGAGCATTCTGCCAACACTTATCGAAAAACTTTGGCATGCCAGGGATAACGCCAAGCAACACAATAATAGTGCACTATCACAAGCGATAAAAATCATCATGAACTCATTCTATGGTGTGATGGGCACACCCGGTTGTCGATTCTTTGACCCTCGCCTTCCAAGCTCGATCACCCTTAGAGGGCATGCCATCATGAATCAGACGCGAACGTTGATCGAAAACCAGGGGTTCCACGTTATTTACGGTGATACCGACTCCATATTTGTCTGGATTGAGCACCCGGTTTCAAACGCTGAGGCAGATGAGATCGGCCACAAGCTAGTGAAACAGGTTAACCAGTGGTGGAGCAACCATTTAGCACAGCAATACAAACTCGATAGCGCGCTTGAACTGGAGTATGAAAATCACTATTCAAAATTCTTAATGCCTACCATGAGAGGCTCAAACCAGGGTACCAAAAAGCGTTATGCAGGCCTGATAAAAACGCCACCAACTCAGCCCGGTAACACAGACGAGCCCCCCTATAAACTGGTGTTTAAAGGCCTTGAAAATGTTCGCACTGACTGGACGCCACTGGCAAGGGAGTTCCAGCGGTTACTTTATGAACGTATTTTTACAGGCCAGCCATATAAAGAGTTCGTATTACAAACCGTCAAAGAGATCAGAGAAGGCCGACATGACCAGAAGCTCTTGTTCCGCAAACGTCTTCGCCGCAAATTGGCGGACTATCAAAAGAATATCCCTCCACATGTACAAGCCGCCAGAAAAGCGGATGACTGGCTACAACAACAAGGTAGACGGCCTCGCTACCAAAACCGGGGCTGGGTTGAATATGCCTATACTGTTCGAGGCCCTGAGCCAACGGAGTGCCTGGTTTCTCCACTGGATTATGACCTCTATCTAGAACGCCAGATTGCGCCCATTGTCGATGGTATTGTAATGTTTCTGGGAGAGTCATTTTCTGAATTAACCAGTAATCAAATGAACCTTCTATAG
- a CDS encoding sn-glycerol-3-phosphate transporter, giving the protein MIQNIAALSLLFVLSVTSINVYGDWLEEGDQFYFQTSLYTVHFDPQDDHNNKQDLINLELQKASNWLGGLAFFKNSFGQNSQFAYLGYNWTIPHTQDFMYIKLVGGLMHGYDGKYKDKIPLNQAGVAPAILPSIGVRYKRVQSEIALFGAAGAMWTIGVNFPIAGETDE; this is encoded by the coding sequence ATGATCCAAAATATAGCAGCCCTCTCTCTACTTTTTGTACTCAGTGTCACCTCAATTAACGTTTATGGAGACTGGTTGGAAGAAGGAGATCAGTTCTATTTTCAAACCAGCTTGTATACGGTGCACTTTGACCCTCAAGATGATCATAACAACAAACAGGACCTGATCAATTTAGAACTTCAAAAAGCATCAAACTGGCTTGGCGGGTTGGCATTTTTCAAGAACTCTTTTGGCCAAAACTCCCAGTTTGCTTACCTGGGTTACAACTGGACAATCCCACATACGCAAGATTTTATGTATATCAAGCTTGTAGGCGGGCTGATGCATGGTTACGATGGGAAGTATAAAGATAAGATCCCGTTAAATCAGGCTGGCGTAGCCCCCGCCATATTGCCATCTATTGGGGTTAGATATAAGCGGGTTCAGTCTGAAATCGCACTTTTTGGCGCCGCTGGAGCCATGTGGACAATAGGCGTTAATTTCCCGATAGCAGGTGAAACAGACGAGTAA